The Rhopalosiphum maidis isolate BTI-1 chromosome 1, ASM367621v3, whole genome shotgun sequence genome has a segment encoding these proteins:
- the LOC113549014 gene encoding uncharacterized protein LOC113549014, with protein sequence MSVRALLRAILLAVLVTATCQADETTSDYSTVDSTDRPESTEEEETNKSATPNQGLKPTKYHYYPHNQHIYLLPECAVQQVCNAVYVRLNYTQPLCACPSRYKEPCSASLNADDLHTTELSTDTTGKILTLVKTCEPVAEMRTCRSPRDWSLLALQNVRTGKSHYLVICRCPHTSLLEGPMSHDQPTYASVPGIRVYGMMCVTKNGGGGGHQTTLAPPLHSSPAPITKRRARPLRTPRSLDSYYRRSSESQLSPPFPWHRAMQFIKSVQIEESLKSKQS encoded by the exons ATGAGCGTGCGGGCGCTATTGCGCGCCATACTTTTGGCCGTCTTGGTCACCGCGACATGTCAAGCTGACGAAACAACGAGCGATTATTCCACCGTTGACTCTACAGACCGACCGGAGTCGACTGAAGAAGAG GAAACGAATAAATCTGCAACGCCTAACCAAGGATTAAAACCTACAAAATACCACTATTATCCACACAATCAACACATATATCTACTACCCGAGTGTGCAGTTCAACAG gtgTGTAATGCGGTATATGTTAGACTCAACTACACGCAACCGTTATGCGCCTGTCCGTCCAGATACAAAGAGCCATGCTCTGCATCTTTGAATGCTGACGACCTACACACTACGGAACTGTCTACGGACACAACCGGCAAA ATCCTCACGCTGGTCAAGACCTGCGAACCAGTGGCCGAAATGAGGACGTGCCGTTCGCCGAGAGACTGGTCCTTATTGGCTCTACAAAATGTCCGCACCGGCAAGTCGCATTACCTGGTCATCTGCAGATGTCCGCACACCAGTCTGTTGG AAGGTCCAATGAGTCACGACCAACCGACGTACGCCAGCGTCCCCGGCATTAGAGTGTACGGTATGATGTGCGTGACAAAGAATGGTGGAGGAGGTGGTCACCAAACTACGTTGGCGCCACCTCTCCATTCTAGTCCAGCGCCGATAACCAAGCGACGGGCTAGGCCTCTGAGGACCCCCCGATCATTAGACTCCTACTACAGGAGGTCTTCAGAAA gCCAATTGTCACCACCATTTCCTTGGCACAGAGCCATGCAGTTTATCAAATCAGTGCAAATAGAAGAATCGCTGAAAAGTAAACAGTCTTAG
- the LOC113561109 gene encoding A-kinase anchor protein 17A-like, with translation MNSKQAIFETVADQSDTIPLCPRLNLFLKPFARILITVQLDGKSKTTISNWQIMERLKEWIDPDKFSHLCVAKTSSELIRFDAELADRSRLSTVLSRLCDRRIKFPGFSHLLTVRAIESKPDFPTRHNWDSYFRDSKDMNELKPGERPDTLHIENLPVEWLTEPGEKYPSENILKKIFSGFGEVARVDLPAADPSRVIHGVGICDAYIQFRDYSAFAKAMDTLRGNKLAFITDTKALTANIKVDFDKTKHMTLNAITKRHERRDRFLMRKKVMEETERLEKVKELKKREEENKKKLFELEKKNERRKLREEKRKAKRIKRLIDREADVMNQKIATEERLLLKTQRKLEAIHLLGELFTRIKLKINSKSNEEEESEKNNSNSNNVQCRDIESTFRQRMIEKWKPFQNKILKNFTNNNNDSENRIHNNDQNNRGRGRGNWRSIRGKSTHQYLGRGAYLMPPMFDPMQLINYGHKYHKYIQKLNKNADNDRSHSRSRSRKRKRSFSSRSSRSYSRSRSRNKSYTRSRSRSRTKTSYSRSKSRSKSKSPKKTLKSHSKSESQSRSINKSSEKTIESSSKHKHKKKSKNKKNKKLKKSKK, from the exons ATGAACTCAAAACag gcTATATTTGAAACGGTAGCTGATCAATCAGACACAATTCCATTATGTCCTcgtttgaatttatttctaaaacctTTTGCAAGGATTTTGATCACTGTTCAACTGGATGGCAAGAGCAAAACAACAATTTCCAATTGGCAAATCATGGAGCGTTTAAAAGAATGGATAGATCCAGACAAGTTTTCTCATCTTTGTGTAGCAAAAACATCTTCGGAATTGATAAG gTTTGACGCAGAACTAGCTGACCGTTCAAGATTATCAACAGTATTATCCCGTTTGTGTGATAGACGAATAAAATTTCCTGGATTTTCTCATTTATTGACTGTGCGAGCTATTGAATCTAAACCAGATTTTCCTACTCGTCATAATTGGGATTCATATTTTCGCGATAGCAAAGATATGAATGAACTAAAACCGGGTGAGCGTCCTGATACATtacatattgaaaatttacctGTAGAATGGTTAACTGAACCTGGGGAAAAATATCCAAgtgaaaatattctaaaaaaaatattcagtggATTTGGGGAAGTAGCTCGGGTTGATTTACCTGCTGCTGATCCATCAAGAGTAATTCATGGAGTAGGAATCTGTGATGCATACATACAATTCAGAGATTATTCAGCTTTTGCAAAAGCAATGGATACATTAAGAGGTAATAAATTAGCTTTTATCACAGATACAAAAGCACTAACAGCTAATATCAAAGTGGACtttgataaaacaaaacatatgaCTTTAAATGCGATAACCAAAAGACATGAGCGCCGTGATCGTTTTCTGATGAGGAAAAAAGTAATGGAAGAAACAGAAAGACTAGAAAAAGTAAAGGAGTTAAAAAAACGAGAAGAAGAAAA taaaaaaaaactttttgaactggaaaaaaaaaacgaaaggCGTAAATTACGAGAAGAAAAACGTAAAGCTAAACGTATAAAGCGTTTGATTGATCGGGAAGCAGATGTAATGAATCAAAAAATTGCAACTGAAGAAAGACTTCTGTTAAAAACTCAAAGAAAATTAGAAGCTATTCATTTATTAGGAGAATTGTTTACAAGGatcaaa ttgaaaattaattcaaaaagtaaTGAGGAAGaagaatctgaaaaaaataattccaatTCAAAT aatgttCAATGTAGAGATATCGAGTCTACTTTCAGACAAAGAATGATTGAAAAATGGAAACCAtttcagaataaaatattaaaaa actttacaaataacaataatgattcTGAAAATCGTATTCATAACAATGACCAAAACAATCGTGGCCGAGGACGAGGAAATTGGAGAAGTATTCGTGGCAAAAGTACACATCAATACTTAGGTCGTGGAGCATACCTAATGCCACCGATGTTTGATCCAATGCAGTTGATTAATTATGGACACAAGTATCATAAGTATattcaaaaacttaataaaaatgcagATAATGACCGGAGTCACAGCCGTAGTCGAAGCCGAAAACGAAAGCGTTCTTTTTCCAGTAGAAGCTCTAGGAGTTATAGTCGTAGCCGAAGtcgaaataaaagttatactaGGTCAAGAAGTAGGAGTCGTACAAAAACTAGCTATTCTAGAAGTAAAAGTCGTTCAAAAAGTAAGAGTCCTAAAAAAACCCTCAAAAGTCATTCAAAAAGTGAGAGTCAAAGtagaagtataaataaaagttcagAGAAAACAATAGAAAGTAGTtctaaacataaacataagaAAAAGAGcaaaaataagaagaataaaaagcTAAAGAAatctaagaaataa
- the LOC113560573 gene encoding uncharacterized protein LOC113560573, whose amino-acid sequence MVFYELGLVSEESDTPWTAVQVARISTRHFLHRRHAADIAALAINQDFDSLKPASYSPPKPPQQQIAAKKERTETQLARNFLFQQLKEKKKARELTASQHYKLAKHPQLTSNPKGRKPLENLLLN is encoded by the exons ATGGTATTCTATGAACTTGGGTTGGTGTCCGAAGAATCTGACACACCATGGACAGCCGTCCAGGTTGCTAGGATTTCGACGCGTCACTT TTTGCACCGCCGGCATGCAGCGGACATTGCAGCTCTAGCCATCAACCAGGACTTTGACTCGTTGAAGCCAGCTAGTTACTCGCCACCAAAGCCGCCGCAACAGCAAATCGCGGCCAAAAAG GAGAGGACGGAGACACAGCTGGCGAGGAACTTCCTGTTCCAACAGCTGAAGGAGAAGAAGAAAGCTAGGGAGCTTACAGCAAGCCAACACTATAAGCTAGCTAAGCACCCTCAGCTAACTTCAAACCCGAAAGGCCGGAAGCCGCTGGAAAACCTTCTCCTCAACTGA